ACTATCTTGATTTCATTTCTGGAATCGGTGTCGCCAATATCGGGCATACCCACCCGGCCGTCGTCAAAGCGATCAAGAAACAGGCAGAGAGATATCTGCACGTGATGGTTTACGGAGAGTACGTTCAGGCAGCACAGGTCGATCTCGCCACAAAACTGGCCACGGTCCTTCCCGGACCTCTCTCACAAGTCTATTTTACAAACAGCGGGACGGAGGCCAATGAAGGGGCACTGAAGCTTGCAAAAAAACATACAGGCCGAAAACGCTTCATCAGTTTTGAGCAGAGCTATCATGGAGACACCCAGGGGGCCTGTTCGGTAACCGGTCGTGACATTTATCGAAAACCTTTTGAACCTCTCCTTCCCGGGATCACCTTTCTTCCCTTCAACGAGACCAACAGGCTTTGTGAGATCGATCATCAGGTCGCGGCCGTGATCACCGAACCGATTCAGGGAGAAGGGGGAATTCGGATACCGGATCAAGACTTCCTGCCGGCACTTCGGGCCCGGTGCACTGAGGTTGGCGCACTCCTTATTTTTGATGAGGTTCAGACCGGATTCGGCCGGACCGGAAGACTGTTTGCCCTGGAGCATTGGGGGGTTGTTCCGGATATCATTACCCTGGCCAAGGCCATCGGCGGGGGGATGCCGCTCGGTGCCTTCGTGTCGTCACCCAACATAATGGCAACGCTCTCGACCGACCCCCCCCTGTCTCATGTGACCACCTTCGGCGGCCACCCGGTCTCCTGTGCCGCCGGCTTGGCCAGTCTGAAGGTCATTCTGGAGAATGACCTTCCGCAAAAAGCGGATCAGCTTGGAGAAAAGATTAAAGACGCTTTGCGGGATTTTGCGCGGAGACATTCATGCATCCGCGACGTTCGGGGGAAGGGCATGATGATCGGACTTGAGCTTTCTGATGCGGATACAACAGCAGGTTTCGTGGGGAAGGCCCTGGATAAGGGCCTAATCCTCGGATGGACACTCCATACAAATACCGTTGTACGAATTTCTCCGCCCCTCACCCTCACAGAAAAAGAACTGGAAAAAGGGCTGGATATCATAGATAAGGCCTTGGCCTAAACCCGTCTCTGGAGCCTATCTCGGTTCTCCAGAAATAGTCGTGACAATATGGTGACGCCAATAACGCGCGGCACCGAATAGAATCGCCGCACAAACTAGGAAGAGAAGCGACGCGCCGCGATAATCTCCAATGAGATCAAAGTACCGAAAGAAGGCCGTTAAGATCAGGATGCCGATTCCGAGATAATAATAGTGGGTCAGGGTGTCATGCACGGCGCGCACAATGAGCCAGATCCCCGTAAAGACCAGGAACAGATTTGTAATACACTGTAACAAAACGGGGGTATCAGCGATGGGCGAGGCAAGCACCAGGAAAGTAGACAAGACGAAAAATCCTGAGAACCCAAAGGTGGAAAAATGCCGTTTAAAAACCCCTCCGGC
This Candidatus Manganitrophaceae bacterium DNA region includes the following protein-coding sequences:
- a CDS encoding aspartate aminotransferase family protein encodes the protein MTSRRKNFQKHICQTSPHPMGLEIDHAEGVTVTTKNGKNYLDFISGIGVANIGHTHPAVVKAIKKQAERYLHVMVYGEYVQAAQVDLATKLATVLPGPLSQVYFTNSGTEANEGALKLAKKHTGRKRFISFEQSYHGDTQGACSVTGRDIYRKPFEPLLPGITFLPFNETNRLCEIDHQVAAVITEPIQGEGGIRIPDQDFLPALRARCTEVGALLIFDEVQTGFGRTGRLFALEHWGVVPDIITLAKAIGGGMPLGAFVSSPNIMATLSTDPPLSHVTTFGGHPVSCAAGLASLKVILENDLPQKADQLGEKIKDALRDFARRHSCIRDVRGKGMMIGLELSDADTTAGFVGKALDKGLILGWTLHTNTVVRISPPLTLTEKELEKGLDIIDKALA